The stretch of DNA CCTGTTTGACCGATACCCGGACATCATCACAGGAGTGCAGGCAGCTCATGATAAAAACTTTTTTTTCATACTTTCACCTCTTAATTTCATTTGCATATTTAGACATAATACGCATACCTGTACCGGTGAGTTACAGTTTTAAACCCTGGATTAAAAAAAGAATCACATCCAGTAACAATCACAAAAATTTTGCGTAACCTATCAATAAATTAAAAAAATGGGGTTTATGTCCATGGAAATAGCAACCAAGTCGGGTGAGCACCCGCAACTTACTAAGGCTGAAATGGTATCGGGGGATATTGAGGCACATTGCTTGAGTAATTCAAAAAAACAAGAAAGAACGCAACAAGAAACAAGTAATACCCAAGATATCATTGTTCGGTTTATCAATCCTGGTGATTTTTACGCATGTAATAATTTTCACAATAATTTGTATAAGAAAGATAGGACAGATACCCAATGGCAATGGGAATTTTTGCATTCCGGTTTACCTGAGATACCTTTTGTTGTGGCAGCCAAAGATGAAGAAATTTTAGGCACGCTGGCCCAAATCCCCATCCGCATGATTGACCAAGAGGGGGAATTTTTAACCGGTAAATCTGAGGAGGCACTATTAGACCCGGCTATTCGAGGTAAAGGAATATACCCACAAATGTTTAAAAAAATTTTTGACTATATGGAAAGCCAGAATATTTTGGTTGTCTGGGGGTTTACACCTGCAATAAAAGCTAATGTAAAGGCGGGCTTTGAAGAACACACCGGAATTGCCCAATTGTTTTTTCCATTTCATGCAGACGCAATTAACGTGTTGTTGAAAAATAATCGCTCATCGAAAATAAAAGTTAAAGGAATAAAAATTTTATGCAGCCTGGCCGGTGTTTTTTCTTCCATCTCTTTATGCAGTACCGGGTTAAGAATAAATAATTCCTTGGCCCAAAATATTTGCTTAAAGACGTTATCTACCCCTCCCGAAGAAGGTGCGGATTTATGCCGTACGTTTGTTAGACAATGGGGAGGTACAACTATTCTAAGGAATGCCTCATTTCTGAAATGGCGAATTTTTGAAAACCCTCATATCCGGGCCACGGTACGTGCTGCATATCTGGATAACCAACTTTTGGGTTGGGTGGCTTATTCACTGGATGACAATTCTGTTGGGCACATTGTAGATATCATAGCTGCTTCAAACAAGATTAATTCATCAAGCATGGAAACGGTTGTGGCAGTTTTACTCAAAGACGCGGTGGTAGGCCTGCGTAAAACAGGTGCACTGGGTGTCAGGGCATGGAAAGTAAACAGTCATCCCTTTGATGATTTAGTCGCCCGGGCAGCACGCAAAGTAGGGTTTTATTTTATCCCCCGTGGCGAGTGGATGGTACTTCATTACCTGCAAGGCTCCGCTGCCCGGCCCTCACTTAAATCAATCGACAACTGGTACATTAATAGAATTTATACCGAAGGGGTGTTGGGGTGATGAAAACTGTCGAAGCTAATTATTTATGGCAACAAATCCTTCAGCATACGATGCGTTTTTTTACTCAAGAAGCTGTTGATATGCTGAAAAAAGTAAACATTCGTTTTCTCCCCTATGCAGAGGCTGTCCACATTAGAGAGCCGTTAATTGCCGTACCACTGGATATTGATACTTCGATTTACCCGGAAGCCCCATATAAAGTACTCTTTAATGGTACGGAATTAACCCTCTGGAACCCTTTGCCTCGGCCCCGGGGGGATGGTTGGAACTGCCTGCCCAATGCGGATGCCCCTGTTTGGTACCGGCATGATCAGGGGACACTTATTCCTGCCTGGAATATCTTTGCCAACCTGTTCGATTTGCTTACTTTGCGCGAGGAAAGGGAGAAACCCCTGCGGGACGTTCACGGCCGGTTTATTGGATCAATGAGTCCCAGACGTAAAGTCAATTTATTGGAGGTACCGGCTTTCAACGAAGGAGTCGCAATCCTGGTGGCTGCCTGCTCCGGATTGTATAAACAAAACCTTCCCAGGTTTGATTTAAATGGTTTGGTACAGCCGCCCGTGGTTATCTTATCCCACGACAATGACAACCTGCGCGGTAATGATATGTGGACTCAGTCGGTACGGTTTGTAAGAATTTTTCAACCTTTAATTAGTTTTAAAGTTCCCCGCCTGGTGAATTTATGGTGGATCTTGCGCAACACGGTTTATCCTAAAGCTTATTATTTGGAGAATATAACCGGCATGGTAGATGTGGAAAAAATGTTTGGCTACACTTCGTCTTTTTACTTCTTGAACGGTTCCGGCGGCCGTTTCGGAGCCAGAAGCGGGTCAGCCTTAATACCGGAAGCAATGAGACAAATCCCCCGGGATTGGGTAGTCGGCATTCACTACAACTACGATACCTTACTTAATGCTGAAAAGCTTACCAGTCAATTAACGGAACTAAGTTCTTATTTTGATAGGCCAATTGTGTCAGGCAGAGCACATTACCTGCGTTTTGATCCCGAAAAATCATTTTCTTTCCTTGCTTCCATGGGTATTTATTGCGATGAAAGCGTTGGTTATCCGGATTACATCGGGTACCGCTGTGGGATTGCCGGACCTTTTCAACCATACGATCACTTATCCGGTCAAGCCCTACCCCTTTGGGAGATGCCCCTGATCATCATTGAAAATACGCTGATCAATCAATATCCCCGGGAACCGGTTAAAGTTTTCCACCGCCTGCTGTACCATATCAGCCGCATTGGCGGGGCCATCAGCCTGCTTTTTCACCCCGGCCTTTTTTTTAACCCGGAGTTCCCTGAAACCAGAGGGATATACCGCCGCATCCTGCGGGTCGCCTGTCAATTGGAAGCCCGGGGTAAGCCGGCTGTTAGTTTATTACCATTGCAAATTCAAAACATGGACTTAACCCATAAATATAATCTTTAACTTTGGTGCCGGGTGTTGAAAGGTTGAAAATCCAAGATTTTCAACCTTTCAACACCCGGCACCTATCAAGGCAACGAAATAGCTATCATATTACAAAAGGGTTACAGCTCTGGAAGACTGTAACCCT from Desulfoscipio gibsoniae DSM 7213 encodes:
- a CDS encoding GNAT family N-acetyltransferase, producing MEIATKSGEHPQLTKAEMVSGDIEAHCLSNSKKQERTQQETSNTQDIIVRFINPGDFYACNNFHNNLYKKDRTDTQWQWEFLHSGLPEIPFVVAAKDEEILGTLAQIPIRMIDQEGEFLTGKSEEALLDPAIRGKGIYPQMFKKIFDYMESQNILVVWGFTPAIKANVKAGFEEHTGIAQLFFPFHADAINVLLKNNRSSKIKVKGIKILCSLAGVFSSISLCSTGLRINNSLAQNICLKTLSTPPEEGADLCRTFVRQWGGTTILRNASFLKWRIFENPHIRATVRAAYLDNQLLGWVAYSLDDNSVGHIVDIIAASNKINSSSMETVVAVLLKDAVVGLRKTGALGVRAWKVNSHPFDDLVARAARKVGFYFIPRGEWMVLHYLQGSAARPSLKSIDNWYINRIYTEGVLG